Proteins from a single region of Candidatus Rokuibacteriota bacterium:
- a CDS encoding methyltransferase domain-containing protein, whose product MPAIAIEAFAGVSNVAVFASLPPGARVLDLGCGAGLDSLIAARRVGPTGRVIGIDFSDSMLTRAGQAAAALGVNVTFCRGDAEHLPLEPGSIDVALVNGIFNLNPARTQIFRELARVVRPGGVVYAAELIAQETVTTSGTFTEAEWFA is encoded by the coding sequence TTGCCGGCCATCGCGATCGAGGCCTTTGCCGGGGTCTCCAACGTGGCCGTCTTCGCCTCTCTCCCGCCCGGCGCCCGGGTACTTGACCTCGGCTGTGGGGCAGGCCTCGACAGCCTGATCGCGGCGCGGCGGGTAGGACCGACCGGCCGGGTGATCGGGATCGACTTCAGCGACTCCATGCTGACCAGGGCGGGACAGGCCGCGGCCGCACTCGGGGTCAACGTGACCTTTTGTCGCGGAGATGCGGAGCACCTCCCGCTGGAGCCCGGATCGATTGACGTGGCGCTCGTCAACGGTATCTTCAACCTCAACCCGGCCCGTACCCAGATCTTTCGGGAACTCGCGAGGGTGGTGCGGCCTGGTGGCGTCGTCTATGCTGCAGAGCTGATCGCGCAGGAGACCGTGACCACATCGGGCACGTTCACGGAAGCCGAGTGGTTTGCCTGA